The Juglans regia cultivar Chandler chromosome 1, Walnut 2.0, whole genome shotgun sequence nucleotide sequence taggccccatttggaacttggactgaactgagatcaactcagttcaatctaattttaagctaagtctaacatccaaacacccaactctcaaatcactaaactcattaaatcaaaatctctttacacgtgggacccactcacaacctttttcaacttaacacctCTTTACATGCGGAATCCACatcctttttcaacttcttataaatacatctaaattcatcttaaaatcCAAagacatctaaactcattttaggtgggctccacaaaactcactccactatTTTAACTCACttctattcataaagaactcaacttatctcaactcagctcaacatccaaacacggccttagttttcttttctttcactttctcagCAGCCGAGCAATGTCGAGCACACATTAAAGATGCAAATATAAGGGATAGTAACGGAAacctattttgtttttaaaagatgaaCTATATTTCTACCTTGCGGGTCTTGGTGGCTTTTTCTTCTGAGCCAAAACCACCAACGTTCTTTTGTCTGATAGTTTAGTGGCTTCCTTCAAGTTTCCTTCGAAGGTATACAGCCATGACGAAGAACTCCATGATAGAGCCAAAGCTGTGGATGCCATTGTCACACTAAAGCCTGTCTCTCTCTGCTTGTATCTAATTGGTGTTTATGATCTTATTGCTTTTGTTACACAAAGACAAGACCAGGGTGACTATGATTTGCTTTTAACATTTTGATCTCCTTCCAAGACAAACTACAATGTTTTCCGCCTTCATGTTTTGAATTACACCATCAACTTCATGTTTGCTTGTCTCTCCCATCTCTGTAAGTTCTAAATTTTATAGTAACTTCTTCCTGATATCTAATTAGCTGGGTGCAagtatgaaataaaatgattacttATACTATGCAACATAGTTATCAAGGAAAAGTTATTCATTGCTGTAACATGCTTTCCATGGTATTCGGTAATTTTAACTATATTTAGAAGTGATAGCGAGAACTTACTTCCAATATGTTTTATCtggaaaatgtttttatttttggctggatccctttcttttctttgtaaCATCAATTTCTTGTTTGCATATTTCTTTCAAAGTAATTGCATATCCAATGGCTAACAAAAGCATTGAATAAAACTGATCAATCCTTGTTTTGCAGACTGGTGTCGAGAGTGGCATTGCTGATCAGATTATTACAACCCAAAATCCCAGAACCACGAAGAACAGTGAAAATAAGATAGCAAatctgagaatttttttttcttgtttataagTAGCAAATCTGAGAAAGCTAGAGATCTTTTCACGAACATGTGGTCTGCAGATTTGAAAGCAGCACTAGGCCAGAGACTCAACTTAGAGGGCATTGTTTCTTCAGCTATGGTGGTTGTAAAGGACAGGCACATGGCACTTCCGCATGTCTCCGTGCCTGACATAAGATACATTGATTGGATTGAGCTGCACAGGAGGGGTTTCAAGGGTGTTGTATTTGATAAGGATAATACTCTTACTGCACCTTACTCTTTAAAATTGTGGGGCCCTCTTAGTTCGTCACTTGAGCTGTGTAAATCCGTTTTTGGCCCAGAAATTGCAGTGTTCAGCAATTCTGCGGGTAAATTTTGGCATTACTCACCTGCAAATTGTGCTTGATTTTTATTCAGGTGCTTCTATTTTTTTGCTAACGTCATCGTGTTACGTTGCTCATTTAATGGTTTAGGGCTGTATGAgtatgacattgatggttcaaaAGCTAGGGAGCTTGAGGGGGTAATTGGAATCAAAGTAATAATGCATAGTGAGTGTTTCCTTCTCCTATTTACACTGAAATAGAAGTTTCCTTTTCAGTGTTAATCAGAACTTGTGCATCCATGTTATATACCTACCATGTTCTATAGCTTTATATAATGCTGGGCTCATTTTGAGCAGAAATAACAACTCAGATTTTAAAACATTGGGTATTTTAAACTTACATCAGTTCCCTGCTAATACGTTGGCATGCCAGTGTTATttcattgatattttatttcaaaaatgcCAAGATTACATTACATTGATGTCAGCATCTATATGTTGTGCTCTAGAGGTGAAGAAACCAGCTGGAAGGGCTGAAGAAATTGAGAATCACTTTGGCTGTAAATCCTCACAACTTATCATGGTACATAAAAGAATTTGCTGAACAGCTTTAATATATGGcttcattttttcatttagaAGGATAATTATAGCATCGTTATATGTGTGGCAGGTGGGTGACCGGCCATTTACAGATATCGTTTATGGAAATCGAAATGGATTTCTGACTATTCTAACTGAGCCTTTAAGTCTCGCTGAGGAGCCATTCATTGTTAGGCAGGTTGGTTTTCCTTCTAGATTGATTTCCTCTCTGTTTCCTTCCGAGGAACTTGCTATAAAATTGTTGCAAGAAGAAAGGAATCTAAAGATGGACATTGCGAATGAGCCGGCTGATGTATTGCATAGTCCCAACTTCTTTCATTGTCCTTGGTACTGGCATGTAAGCAAGTTTTACACAGCATATGATGTCTGTTTATGGTGGCCATGTTCTTTTACACCACTCATATGTTTAGTAATTAACCTTATCGGGACATTTAATAGATCTATATTTTGACCATATGCTCTATTGCAATGGAGGTTAGTGCTTATGAGGGTTTTGAAGTTGATAGGTCGGTAGGAGTTACAGAAATAAGTAGCTTAGACTTATTTGCTGAAATAAGTTGAGAGTATTTGCTTAGAAGTTGACCTGAGGGTATAGGAGGTGTCAGGGTATAAAAGTTGGGTttcttgatttttaaaaataaatgaaatacacattttTAAAAGGTTAGAGAATGCATAGAATGGGAATATGGAATCAAAGATAATGGTAAGAGATCATAGACTAAAATTGAATACGAACACTCAATTCTGCAAGAAGGAAATCTAGCGTTGTGTGCTTGTTGTATCTGATGCATCTAGGGTCTCAGCCTTTATTTCTTTATGTTTGTATTGTTTTGTCTCTACAATTGATACAGATgaagaattgtaaaatattCGGATatgtttcctttcattttctcattctttggttaagtatatttttcactttttttgttCTGTTATCTACAAAATACTTCATTTATAAAAGAACATCCAACGTTCATTACATGACATGctttgagtaaaaaaaaaggaaaatttgtaATGACTACTTTGATAGTAATTTTTCCACCCTTGTATGCAAAATTTACTAAACATTGTGGTGCTTTACCATAAGAAGTAAATTTTATGGCCAGCACTTATCTTCATTCCCTTTGCAAGTTTGTTATAAGATTGAGGTAAATGACAGTCCTCATGCAGAAAGTGCATCAAGTTGGTTGTTCATTTTTGAAATGTTAATTGAATCATCAAGTTCACATCTTCTCTTAGTTTACGCTTTTAGGAAAATTGATTATTTAACATGGTAGGCTGGGAATGAGTTTTCATTGAATTTTTGATTGAGTTTCTTGGTTCCGAGTGGACTCGCTTATTATCATAGCacagattccaagttcaagtcctACTTCCACTATTATCTCCCATTgtttttttagaaatgtttCATGTGTTGGGCTCACTGACTGAGTCTCCAGACAATATGTAAGGGTGAGTGTCGAAATGACATCATCTGCTTTTTAATCAGATCAATGATAGTCATTGCAATGCTGTGTTCTGAAGGATCATACATCCCTTTGAAAACAAAGGAAATGTTTATGATATGAGGTTCACTCTTTCAACATGTACGAGTGGTTTCCAATATTCATGTCGAAGATAGAGAATAGAACAAGATAACGTTTATACAAGCATTTGAATCATTAGATGTTCttggaagaaaagaatatttaaattcttTGTTGAGAATATATGCATTTAACATGGTTCATAGGAATGACTTCCATATACAAGTAAAACTTCCGCTATTATGCTCCACTAGAAGATGTATTACTCCATTCTAAAGTATTTCGATTGTAATTGCAGGTGAGGAAACTTGAAACAGCCCTTGTTAAGCACTGGTTTAGGAGAGGGTTGAAGCCAACCAGTCACATACTATTATCAGATGCCTTGCTCTATGTAAAAAATACCCCATCGTTGTGAGAAAAGAAAGTCGATATAATGCAATAGGAAATGGTTTGGAATGGGTTGAAAAGATTGTACTCTtcagtaaattatttatttttttaacaaccTTCCATATTGAGAATTTTAGAGAGTAACCACTAGGGCTTAGTTCAAGTGTTAAGAGCCTCTTGGTAGCATGCTTTGTCAAGGTCAATTGTTTGAACCCTTGACAATTTTTAGGGTTTCATTGAACTGGGAGAATTTCCCTTTGAATAATTTATGGTGCActtgtgaaaattttattgtcAAATGTTTGTGCACTCTCGAGATTAATTGTGACTTTGTGCTAGGACACTATGTGCCAATAATCACACGAGGGGATTATGTTCATTTTTAGCTTTACACCATACACCTGACGTGGCGAACCGGTTTGGTCGACTATGTCATGATTCAATTTCTCCCCCTCTCACTCGACGAGATCCTTTCTCCCCCTCCCTCATATTCCTTTATGAGGGAAGCAAATAGTAGTTGGCTGGCTAAAGCCGAAACGGGTCCTTCTTACAAATCTTACAAACATAGTCAAGAATCCTTATGTATGCCATTGTCCCAATCTTGAACCCTTCCCTATACATCTCTCAGCCAATCTCTTGGCCTTGTCAAGCTTCCCCATCCACGCACCAACCTTTCACCAACAAATCGCAAATTCTCTCAGGGAAAAATTCTTTTGCCAAGTTTTTCACCATTCAATCGGTTTACTGCATACCCGTTACTGCAAAGCTTCTCCACCACCAGTAAAAGCCATTTTTTGTCTCACTTGAGCCCATAATCGATCTCCATCATCTGTAAAATGACACATCAGTCGGCCTCTTGGCATGGACGAGCCTCTAAATGGCAGATTCCAGGGTTTTAGGCACAACGAGTCCAGCTCCATTCATAGGACTTCGTGGATTGCCTTGAAATCCTTGCGTCGACCAAAGTAATCGATGAAGTGGTACAGGGTTTTATCAGTGTGAGTGAAACTAGGGTTGGAGATAAGCTAGTGATAAACCCCAAGATCATACGATTTGCATCGGGGTAGGAGATTGGTGTGGAGAGGACTAAGGAAGGTATTGAATTGATGTGAGAGAAGCTTAGGTGGAGTTTTTGGGAGATTTGAAGCAATTCTGAGTCAAGGTTTTTGCGTAGCTcaaaggagagggagaggggaatGGGATTTGGTTCTTGCGGCGTGGAGGAGGAGGACGACAAAGCAAAAGTTctcaacagagagagagagctttgtgGGTATTGGCAATGGCGGCAAAGATGGGAGAAGAAGGAAATGGGTTTATTGGGCAAAAGAAGCTATCTTACAACCATAGAACTAGGGTTTGCCATGTGAAGTGTCTATGTGAAGCTCAGATAGAGTAAGGAGAACTCAGGAAGGATGAGAACTCATATGCTACCTTCATTCCTTGGTCAAAATGCACGTttcatatttagaaaaaaaaaatgccatgtAAGTTGGTGTGCGGAGGTTGGTGATCAGTAGGTGGTTGTGTAGAagaactctacaaaaatatggAGTATTCTATTGCAACTCAAGTTTTGAATTGGGATGAAAGTGCCAAAGTTAATAATGGAGATAAATGGTAATTCATGTGgcaagtgtttttttttcctacaatgAATTAATTTACTAGGCTggaattttattcattttcgaattttcaatatatttcttATCTGGAAAAGACATTAGCAGAAAGTATGTAGTTAGACTTTTGAGAACACGACAAGAAAGAATGCACCAAAGATAAACCCTAGATTGCCTTGCCTATATGCGAGGCTTAAATCACTCGTGTATCGAAACATTTTGATGCACATTAGATGGTCGGGTATACAAGAAACGACTAATAACATGCCCCCAAACACAATGCATTGGAAAAAGCTCTTGTTAGAAATGATTTCCAGTTTTCCATCATTTCTCGTTTTGGATCGATAATTGACCAAGATGTAATACGAATTAGATGAGATTTTATACTTCACTTTGTATGTGGACCAAATCATGAGCACATATTCCACCCTTCATGTGAGAATTGGGCCTTTCCGAAGGCAAGAACTCTTCACGAAAAAAGCATGCCTGACTAGGCAAAGGAGTATCATCTCAAGTGTAAAGGAAGACCCTGCCGAACGGTCTAGGCAAGCAAAAACCTCATGCAAACGAGGTGTAGGCTAGCATAAACCTGGGCGGGCAGAGGTTCAGGTAAAAAGGGAAACATGTGAATGAAGTAAGCATCATGTTGGGTGAACAAAGGCAAGGCGACCAAAAGGAATGCGAGATTAACATTGGGCGCATAGGTTAGACAGGCGATAGGCAATTCAAGCAAGTTCAAAAGCAAGCGAAGGGTATGTTCCTTGTGGGCTGGAGTTGAAAAAATGTGTCCATGAGCAAAGGCAAAGAGAATGTAGGATATAAGGATATGTTCCTCGCCTCGAAAACTGGGCTAGAAAATGAAGTTTTCGAAGTTAGTAGAGCATGACTAGAAGGAACTTAGGAGTGCTCAGGAGGCGAGCAGCTGCCATCATGAAGATATCAAACTCAAATGACAATGTTTTCTACAAAAGGCACGCATAAGATAGGGGAGTCACAGACTCAAAAAACCATGCACAAAGGCTCTCCACCACGTGGGTGACATTCACAAGTGACATATTGAGCTTTCTATCTCCTTAGTCGAATTTTTGAAATGCGCAGAGCTCGTCCCTTCCGTCTCTGTCATCCCTTTCATCTGACGTATACTTGGACAATGGAGGATCGTCGAATTACTAGCCAACGCGCGTCGAGAACTATGAGGTTTTTTGAGAGGCATATTGCTCCATACAAAAGCTTCATATCGTTGAGTTTCCCTCTCTCCCATTGAGATATTTGAAAATCTagtaaacacacacacacacacacactctctctctctctctgcagtAATCATCGAAAGAAGGCAGAAATCCTAACTTTGTGGTTGAGTTCGTACTCTACTGCCTTCAGACGCTACAGTTTACATCGAACCAAGGGAGGCCAGATTATCAACAAGCAATTTAGTGAAGGCTCACTGCTAAGCTAGGGTCTTCTCTACGACAACACTAACAATGTTGGTTAATGACTACGAATATGCAATGTTACGATCTACTATGTCTTCGTccctttttttctatatattcttCCGCATGCATAATACCCCATTGTGATTTAATGGTTGTCTTTGTTAAAGTACCTACTTTCATGTTTTAAGAGGAGTATATGGGTGTGCGAATGGATCACGCTAAGCAGAAATTGGGCATGATCTTGGTGGAGCTTCTTTGGTTACTCGGGAGCATCTACGAATTGGGTGATGTCCCCTGGGTTATTGCTAGGCAACATGTGAGATGGTAACACTCTCGGGTTAAAGCCGTGGCCTCTCGGCTGGCGGAGACTAGAGGATACAGTGGTCAAGGACAGGGCACCAATCCAAGTATTGCTCATTACGTAGTCGTATGTGCGGTCATTCTAAAGGGAGATCGTGGCACACATGTTAACAAACGGTAATGGTTGGCAAGATGGTTTTCAAGTTGTAGAATGGACTTGGGGTCTGGGATTAAATTATTATGTGATGATTTGGGCATGGATGCTTGGTAACttttatattatgtttgaaAACTTTATTTGCCCAGAGGCTGGCACCTTAGTATGTATCATCTTCCTTCTATTTACTTTGAAGttcattttgttatatatttatcactattactTGCATTATTAGTTGTTGTCTTGAGTTATAAGTTACTAAGATTTCCTtgaaatctcaccgtggtaatCTCACTATGGTTTCGTTCCTTGAAACTGTAGGTTTTGATGCCAATGTAGGAAACAAGGAAGGTTATGAGAAAGAGAAACATGTGCACCCCGAGGGCTAGTATGGGGGCCTGTCCCCAATTTAAGTTGTGATATCCTAGCCCAAGCTAGGAGCTTGAGGTCAAACCCTAATTTCGGTATTGGTCTAATTAGAATTAAGCCCATTGGATTGTGAAGGTTAGGACCATGAGGTTAAGGTGGGTCTTATTATGAGATGGTGCAATAGGCGCCTAAGCCCAAGAAGAAGCCCAATACCTAGCAATTTTTGGCTACATGAAGGTTAGGAAGGGAGAGTTGCCGCATGAGAGGTCCTTGAATTTCCATAGGCCATAATCATTAGGCTTCTAGGGAAAGGGAGTTTCACTTTTCTAAGAGACACTCGCCACTTGTCCCTTATGAAATGAAGCTCCAAGCTTCTAGAAGAAGTCATGTGAAGGAGGAAAGCCATATGGTTTTGGCTCATCTGGGGCAGACACAAACCCTATCACCCATAATGCCACTGGGCAGGCATGCAATTAGATCCTATAGATTCATTGTACTTGGACCAAAAAgtgaagagagaaggaaaagaagggaGTTTTGGAAATACTAAGGGACACATGCCACCCTCACTAATTTTGCCACATGGCATTCATGCATAGGCATCTTAGAATTTCTAGAAGATGTAATCGTGAGGAGAGCTTGGTTTTCTAGGGAGCATGCCACTTGGCAAACTTGGAAGATTGGTTTTGGAGTTTCTAGAAGACAAATGATGAAGGAAGAAGACCTTAGGATTTTAGTCATGTGAAGTACACGCCACCCACACTACCACTTTGCAACCATGCATGTCTCTTTCCATAGGTTCATTGTATCTAGACTACAAAGGGGATGATGGGAGACACTTAGGGATTCGGCTAGGATTGAAGGCGCTAGTTGTCCTTCATGCATGAGGAGTTCGTTAGGTTCCCAAGAGAAGcaatgataaggggaagaagaagagacttttGGCCATTGCAAGAAAGGGATGCCACTTGGCGCCCATGCGTGTAGGAgatcataaaatttttggattctACAACAAAGTAATGATATGAGAGAGAAAGTGGGAGCAAAGGGAAATATAAATATGGGGCATTTATGGTCGGTGCCCATACACTTGCTTGAGGGAGCTCAAAGgtcatttttgtttcaaaattttcttgtcTCCTCTTATCTCTATCTCTCCCACCTTAGGAAGAATCCAACAtcattttctttccatccaACCACCCATTTCGTACAAGGAAGGATTAGAGATTTGAGAACATTGTGGGAAAGGATTGCACGGTAAGAACCTTCAAGCCACCACCTCATTCTCTTCttatgcatgcacacacacttgCAAGGGAGTTGTTGGTTTCAAAGTGATGGGGTAAATGATTGTATTGTAGCCTTGTTGTAAGCTTCATGGGAATGAAGGAGTAATTGGTTTGATCACTAGAAGACAACCATGCTTAAACCTTATTAAGTATGGTATGTCTAGGGTTTTCTCTCCTAAAGAACCCGAGTTCTTGATGGCAAAATGGAAAAAGGGAGTGGTCTTTATAGGGGCAAGAGATGTTCAACACTTACTGGGGTTTCGTGTAAGGTTCtacttaggttgcgtttgggtagtgaggttgTGATGCCCCTAGATTCTACTTGGGATCAGACATATATCTGAAGTGTtggaacatgcaacacaaggttacgtGCCCTTGTTCGtgacaattaaagatgcaatgttcctaacatagtaacatgcatctagcattatgcaatattcgtagcggatacttttttttctttagtaatactatgcaccaaactaaaaatatctcaactcttaaaacatacttcatacaaaaggacatactaaacaactgagatcataaCACTAATCCAAAATGACTATGATCAAAAGAGTATTGGAGATGCAACTCTATAgtacaaataataatttcagtTAACTACTATATTAACATTGACATCGCACCATTGCTCAGTCGATCGTGTCCAGTTGGTCGAATACGTTCTTCTACAggtcctgtaacaagatctaccattcgggaggaatgaTAGTTAAGACTACcattgtgagatttgattataaatctcacaaagttaacagaaaacttccacacaagttaatgatgcatgcatggaagtaaatgcataatcaaagtcaataataagcataacataacttgacataacataacatgaaataataagcataacatgacttggcataacatggcatgagctgacataacttgaattgGACTGAACTGAACTTGACTTGCTTAAATTGAACTGGACTTaaactgagacttgacttgacgTGACCTAAATGTAAACTAACTtagacatgaacgtgaactaaaacatgacgtaacatgagacatgacttgaacgtgaaatacatgaacttgaaattttgtttaatagacttaattaataaagtgaccatacacGTGCTACACGGGTCTCTAtatgagccgtgtgtccctgccaattaccgcatcacaacacaggtatctataccagctatgagtgtgttaatacgtactTCACAATTGTTGTGACCTCATGTATTCTATGTGTCACAAATATTGTGTCTCATGTAAtgtatgctctacagttgttgtggccccttgaattgtttgtgccacaatTGTTGTAtacacaagtaaaataaaatatggctCCATTGGCATTAGGGTTTGGCGCGTTACgctgaccagctagttaggcctcattcgcaacctgttgactatatTTCGTCAACCCAAGAAATTTCACAGCTATTTTGTCACTctagcatgaacaaaggagttctactaggatattaccccatcatATCACTtaaggtcgtgattgacatgaataatttGACATGATTGTTCTCGAATATACAAACTGTATCTAAGACGAAACGTACCATTAATACGAAAGGAAAGAAGCCCTGACATAgtgtaacatgacatgaaagtAAGACAACAAACATGACTTacttgacagaaaatatttcgtagcatgacataacatgtaacatacaatattttgtaacacgacataacatataatagataacatttcataacatggcataacgtgTAACAGAGAATATTATGTGACGTGACATACATGCAACAAATGacatacgtgacatgacatactgGCGATAGATAGGACTGTGTGACAGataagtattttgtgacagtATACATCATGTGTAACATATAAACATGTAATAACGTGGCGtggcatgacatatatgataacatacgaATAtaactgtagttcccttacccatcacatatacacagtaaactgataataatttaagagttaaCTAACCTTGGTCTTGGCATTTCTAAGCAAAACTCAAGCATGATCACAAGGAACtgaagtagtgatttctaaaagttagaacttaatcactaacttagaccaaaattatcattttaacctctacatgtgaaaaaatgaccattttactctaacttaagaattttgcatcctaactccaaaaatcaccaaacttTACATACCTCTTATAAATTTTGttctaaattcaaatatcaaatcagaaaaaatttaaactaaacacaaccatgaaaactctataggggccgaaacttacataggctatttctcttgatttttgttgcaattcttccaaattcaaaactcatgattaaaccgaaattttgcaacaaagattttcctatcctaagtttaaaaatattcttaaacatctattaaaataaattctaatcaTAACCAACAAACTTTtcagtaaaaagatccaaactttttaaccaaaaaaaaacccttgaaacccaagttttgaccttattcaaaacatctccaaggattccaaaaaatcaaatcttacatctaacatattcataacatcttcctaagatcaaccatgctttaaatcatcaaacaaaactcaccaaaaatcacaaaacaacacttgaaatttttggttctactcttagtccaaaaacataaacttttcctTAACCAGCTTTGGTCAATCTCTTGATCAAAGCTGCCTAAGAATCAAAAAGTGTCATGCAAAATGACTCAGAAAACTGCCtaagagagctcttttgggtttttctCTAAGAatggggtgaagaagtgataaaatgaagTTAAGTGTCTTGAACAACTTTAGACTTCTAGAGGGGGGAGGTATGGGCTTGAATGGCCTTTGATTGGAGGTGCATATATCACATAAAGTGAAaaatagtgaggggcaaggaCTGCCTGCTGCTGCCATGAGGTATGGGGGGGTGATGAGGTGGATTTTCCCTCTCCCATCAAGGtgctattgggtgcagccaaggGCAGTGAATGGTCTGCCATGTAGGGGAGGAAACATCTTCAAGAAGTTTTGCTACGGTGGCCAAATTCATGGGCcttaaccaagtgggcttcaatttggggtttagagaAGGTTTGATTAGGGTTTgtgatgctatcaagcccaaatctaattgttcttggcccaatcaaaattccaaggtttaaagggttggatagtgatgacataacatgaatttgagtaatgtatagcatgtggaagtgatttaatcaagtgattaaactcaatgctagaaattggatcaaatacggtttggaggccaactttagggtttggggaaatcGGTTAGGATTTCTGTTTCAAAAAAacttttgggattttaattggattccaatcatttagggtttcactagggttgaaaccttctttggtttggcacaatttggttgattagATGGAAAACATATTTTgattaggtgacatgatctcacgtCTTGATtcattcacaattcatctcattgctcctctttgtgccaagtgtccaataatattcaccaagtgtggctaagatcctACCAAGTGTCCAAGtgaaacttctctaacctaatttggacattccacactgtgattttttaaaacacTACACCAGATGCTACTATAGAGGTAACTATTCACTCCgagaaagtgaaacataaagTTTGCACTATAAAATCCCAAATATTCATACAAACATAATTGTGCAATTCGTTTGTTGAAATTCAATCCTGAAGTGCCTCGAAATAAGGAAAACACGTTTTTGAACAAGCGTTTCGTCTGAAAACGAAAAATGGGATAATCGCGCCGTAAAATCGtaaataatcaactaagtcTATTGGCGCATATCATATTACAAtatgacacttctaactacatccaataaataaaattgcactTCTGGcgccatagtgagtgataactctGGCTATgatgatagactaaaacctacgcgATTGATCGAATCGTG carries:
- the LOC108993504 gene encoding phosphatidylglycerophosphate phosphatase 1, chloroplastic isoform X2; this encodes MWSADLKAALGQRLNLEGIVSSAMVVVKDRHMALPHVSVPDIRYIDWIELHRRGFKGVVFDKDNTLTAPYSLKLWGPLSSSLELCKSVFGPEIAVFSNSAGLYEYDIDGSKARELEGVIGIKVIMHTSICCALEVKKPAGRAEEIENHFGCKSSQLIMVGDRPFTDIVYGNRNGFLTILTEPLSLAEEPFIVRQVRKLETALVKHWFRRGLKPTSHILLSDALLYVKNTPSL
- the LOC108993504 gene encoding phosphatidylglycerophosphate phosphatase 1, chloroplastic isoform X1: MWSADLKAALGQRLNLEGIVSSAMVVVKDRHMALPHVSVPDIRYIDWIELHRRGFKGVVFDKDNTLTAPYSLKLWGPLSSSLELCKSVFGPEIAVFSNSAGLYEYDIDGSKARELEGVIGIKVIMHKVKKPAGRAEEIENHFGCKSSQLIMVGDRPFTDIVYGNRNGFLTILTEPLSLAEEPFIVRQVGFPSRLISSLFPSEELAIKLLQEERNLKMDIANEPADVLHSPNFFHCPWYWHVRKLETALVKHWFRRGLKPTSHILLSDALLYVKNTPSL
- the LOC108993504 gene encoding phosphatidylglycerophosphate phosphatase 1, chloroplastic isoform X3; translated protein: MWSADLKAALGQRLNLEGIVSSAMVVVKDRHMALPHVSVPDIRYIDWIELHRRGFKGVVFDKDNTLTAPYSLKLWGPLSSSLELCKSVFGPEIAVFSNSAGLYEYDIDGSKARELEGVIGIKVIMHKVKKPAGRAEEIENHFGCKSSQLIMVGDRPFTDIVYGNRNGFLTILTEPLSLAEEPFIVRQVRKLETALVKHWFRRGLKPTSHILLSDALLYVKNTPSL